From a single Bacillus sp. NEB1478 genomic region:
- a CDS encoding 2-phosphosulfolactate phosphatase, with amino-acid sequence MFDQSPYDIKFDWGIRGAREAAYRKDIIIIVDVLSFSSTVTAALQYGANIYPFPPPINNEAFQYAQEINAELVVGRAEAIKTGQHSLSPVSFSSADSGKSFVLCSLNGAACVEAAKKVPALLIGSLLNAEAAAHAAMNVRAVTKRNITIIACGERWENPSDHENELRPGIEDYLGAGAILSSLTGTFSPEAQICQKTFQAVNDDLTALIKDCGSGRELIERGFSEDVSFCTRFNISSTVPLLSNNHFVNFDLRVKN; translated from the coding sequence ATGTTTGATCAATCACCTTACGATATAAAATTTGATTGGGGAATTCGAGGTGCAAGGGAAGCAGCGTATCGAAAAGACATAATCATCATTGTTGATGTACTTAGCTTTTCGTCAACTGTAACAGCTGCTCTTCAGTATGGTGCAAATATTTATCCATTTCCGCCGCCAATAAATAATGAAGCGTTTCAATATGCTCAAGAGATTAATGCGGAACTTGTGGTTGGGAGAGCTGAGGCAATAAAAACAGGACAGCATTCACTTTCACCTGTCTCATTTTCGTCAGCAGACTCAGGAAAATCGTTCGTGCTATGTTCGTTAAATGGAGCGGCTTGTGTGGAAGCTGCAAAAAAAGTACCTGCCCTTTTGATTGGTTCATTGCTGAATGCAGAAGCTGCAGCTCATGCTGCAATGAATGTGAGAGCGGTGACAAAAAGAAATATAACAATCATCGCTTGCGGGGAAAGATGGGAAAATCCATCTGATCACGAAAATGAACTGAGACCAGGGATTGAAGATTATTTAGGGGCAGGTGCAATTCTTTCATCATTAACTGGTACTTTTTCTCCTGAAGCCCAGATCTGTCAAAAAACGTTTCAAGCTGTAAATGACGATTTAACCGCATTGATTAAGGATTGTGGAAGCGGAAGAGAGCTTATAGAACGAGGTTTTTCTGAGGATGTATCGTTTTGTACTCGGTTTAATATAAGTTCTACAGTGCCCTTATTATCAAATAATCATTTCGTCAATTTTGATCTGCGTGTAAAAAATTAA